Part of the Methanosphaera sp. WGK6 genome is shown below.
GTAAAACACCCATTTCTTTTTTAAATGCTTTTGCAAATTTACTACTACTTTTATATCCAATCATATTGGCAATTTTTGAAATAGGATAACTTGTATTTTGGATGAGTTCTTTTGCTCTGTGGAATTTATATTCTCTGTACCATGTATATAATGGTTTTTCATACATGTCTCTAAAACAATTTTTAAGTGTTGTTAGATTAATTCCATAACTAACTGCTAGTGAGTCTAATGAGATATAACTAGCAATATTTCGTGATAGGTCATTTTTTATTTTTCTAACTACTCTAATTTGAGCATCCGAATATGTTCTTTGTTTGTCTTTTATATCTTTAATTTCAATATTATCTAGTAGTAATATTAGTTCAAATGCCTTTAATTTTAAATATTCTTTACATGATCTTTTATTATATGTATCAAATAGTTTCATTTGTTCAATAACTTGTATTATTTCATCATTTGCTTTAAAAACAAGATTTTGATTTTCTTTACTTAGTTCAAATAGTTTATTTAGTATTTCTTCATAGGGTTCTAAAGTAGAATTTTTATTTTTGTTAAATACTTTTTTATCAAATACAAGATGTGTAAATGTGGAATGTTTTATGAATTCATATGCTCTAGGATTATTACCTTTAATATACATATTCATGTTTCCACCATTAATAAATATGAATTTATTATTTTCGACAGGCATTTGACAACTTCCCTTTGTAATATATGACATGACTAATAAGTCATCAGGGTTGTTAAATTGAAGTAAATCCTTTTCATGAGGATATCTTTCCTCAATTTCTTTTTCATCAGTGATAATTGTTAATCCGGGAAGTATATCGTAGAATTTAAGACTAATTGTATATAAATGGAAGTTGTTTATTAGAAGTTCTTTTCCTTCAGGAATTTCTTTTATTTTCACATAACGTGAGAGATTTTCAAGATACATTCCTTCTAAAATTTCTATAATTTCATCATGCATTTTATTTTTCTCCCATTTTATTTTAATATTATTAATTTTCTAGAACATTATTATTAATTATGTATTGTCGTATTTTAATATTTTATGTAAAAATAGATGGTGGTGCTGTGGTAAAAAAAAGTTTTTCATATGGCTTATTTTACATGATATCTTAAAAATTATTTTAAAAGTAATGATTATAAGTAGATTACCTTTTTAGTTTAAATTAGTCAATAAATCATGTAGTATTATCTCCTGATTAACAAGTGGTTTTGAGTATCTTTTTATAAAAAAAATAGATGTTGAGAGGGATAATGGGTTGATTATTATCTCTCTCAGTCCCGTTTAAATTATATTTAATATAATTTAATGTTCCCCATCCATTTTTATTAGTTTGGATAATCAAGACTGTATTTTTTGAATTTGTATATTCGTTTCAAATCATTTTTTCCTTATATGAGGTATATAAGTTATTTTTTTTCACTGAATGCGGTGTCTGCCAAAATTCAAAAATTAACTTTTGATAATAGAGAATATTACTTCCATTATAAGATAAAGAAAATTTTGCATTAATAAATTTATTTTTAGCAGACACTATGGATATATTATAAAACCTTTTTAAATTTTCACGGGTATTAATCTTTTAAATTAGTATGTATTGTTTAATTTAGACTAAGAATTAAA
Proteins encoded:
- a CDS encoding AraC family transcriptional regulator, yielding MHDEIIEILEGMYLENLSRYVKIKEIPEGKELLINNFHLYTISLKFYDILPGLTIITDEKEIEERYPHEKDLLQFNNPDDLLVMSYITKGSCQMPVENNKFIFINGGNMNMYIKGNNPRAYEFIKHSTFTHLVFDKKVFNKNKNSTLEPYEEILNKLFELSKENQNLVFKANDEIIQVIEQMKLFDTYNKRSCKEYLKLKAFELILLLDNIEIKDIKDKQRTYSDAQIRVVRKIKNDLSRNIASYISLDSLAVSYGINLTTLKNCFRDMYEKPLYTWYREYKFHRAKELIQNTSYPISKIANMIGYKSSSKFAKAFKKEMGVLPSSYREKKR